Proteins co-encoded in one Nicotiana sylvestris chromosome 7, ASM39365v2, whole genome shotgun sequence genomic window:
- the LOC138872796 gene encoding glycine-rich protein 5-like: MSSRLVLLCIVCVFVQTTFARKLLQFPSGNILGFGGIDQIIGNVAGGGGGGGGGGGGGSDGGNGWGIGGGGGFFSGPGSAGGGGGGGGGGVNGGSGRGFGIGGGSGSGSNGGGGGGGGGGGGGGGGGGGEDGGNGFGGGAGQGYGVGVVATLDPTIED; encoded by the coding sequence ATGAGTAGCAGGTTGGTTCTTTTATGTATTGTCTGTGTTTTTGTGCAAACAACATTTGCGAGGAAGCTTCTGCAATTTCCATCCGGAAACATCCTCGGCTTTGGCGGAATTGACCAAATTATCGGAAATGTTGCCGGCGGCGGCGGTGGAGGCGGCggcggaggaggaggaggttcaGATGGTGGAAACGGTTGGGGAATTGGAGGTGGAGGTGGCTTTTTTAGTGGACCAGGCAGTGCTGGCGGCGGCGGCGGTGGCGGAGGAGGAGGTGTGAATGGTGGATCTGGTAGGGGGTTTGGAATTGGCGGGGGTAGTGGATCAGGTAGCAATGGAGGTGGTGGTGGCGGTggcggaggaggaggaggaggaggaggaggcggCGGCGGTGAAGACGGTGGAAATGGTTTTGGTGGCGGAGCTGGTCAAGGCTATGGAGTGGGAGTAGTGGCGACTCTTGATCCTACTATTGAAGATTGA